One window from the genome of Eucalyptus grandis isolate ANBG69807.140 chromosome 7, ASM1654582v1, whole genome shotgun sequence encodes:
- the LOC104452700 gene encoding phenylcoumaran benzylic ether reductase Pyrc5-like, with the protein MAEKSKVLVIGGTGYLGKSIVEASAKSGHPTFALVRESALSSPAKANIVEGFRSLGVNLFHGDIHDQESLLNAIKQVDVVISAVGTERVEDQEKIVAAIKAAGNVKRFLPSEFGCDVDRVHAVEPMKALLATKAKIRRLVEAEGIPYTYVCSNCFAGYFLPTLSQPGATACPRDKVVIFGDGNAKAVINKEDDIGIYTIKSVDDPRTLNKILYVRPPANTYSFNDLVSLWERKIGKNLERVYVPEEQVLKNIQEAAVPLKATLAILHSCFVNGDQTNFEIEPSFEVEASELYPDIEYTTVDQYLDQFV; encoded by the exons ATGGCCGAGAAGAGCAAAGTCCTGGTGATTGGAGGCACTGGATACCTCGGAAAGTCCATCGTGGAAGCGAGTGCTAAGTCCGGCCACCCTACCTTCGCTCTCGTGAGGGAGTCCGCTCTCTCCAGCCCCGCCAAGGCCAACATCGTCGAAGGCTTTAGGAGCTTAGGCGTCAATTTATTTCAT GGAGACATACACGATCAAGAGAGTCTACTGAACGCAATTAAGCAGGTTGATGTGGTAATTTCTGCAGTTGGGACAGAACGAGTAGAGGACCAAGAGAAGATTGTTGCTGCCATTAAGGCAGCTGGGAATGTCAAG AGATTCTTGCCTTCAGAGTTTGGATGTGATGTGGATCGTGTCCATGCTGTGGAGCCAATGAAAGCTTTACTTGCCACTAAGGCTAAGATCCGCCGCCTTGTTGAGGCCGAGGGAATCCCTTATACCTATGTATGTTCTAACTGTTTTGCGGGTTACTTCCTTCCAACATTGTCACAGCCGGGGGCTACAGCTTGCCCTAGAGATAAAGTTGTCATCTTTGGGGATGGAAATGCAAAAG CGGTGATTAACAAGGAGGATGACATTGGCATCTATACCATCAAATCTGTGGATGATCCAAGGACCTTGAACAAAATTCTGTATGTCAGACCTCCTGCCAACACCTACTCATTTAATGATCTTGTGTCTTTGTGGGAGAGAAAGATTGGCAAGAACCTAGAGAGGGTGTATGTTCCGGAGGAGCAGGTTCTGAAGAACATTCAAG AGGCGGCGGTTCCACTCAAAGCCACGTTGGCCATATTACATTCTTGTTTCGTGAACGGAGACCAAACCAACTTCGAGATTGAGCCATCGTTTGAAGTGGAAGCTTCGGAACTCTATCCCGATATCGAGTACACAACTGTGGATCAGTACCTTGATCAATTTGTCTGA